A section of the Bacteroidota bacterium genome encodes:
- a CDS encoding Hsp20/alpha crystallin family protein, whose product MNLVRFNKPAYMNALGTKPFFGFSDLIDDFYRTESNCSKHNACVPPANIIESENDFRIELSAPGFQKSEFKITLDKNLLTVSREVEEKDSAKETKEEENKFYSRIEYNYSEFSRSFNLPKTLDSENISANYENGILSISIPKNAEEVKLSRDIEIS is encoded by the coding sequence ATGAACTTAGTAAGATTTAACAAACCAGCTTATATGAATGCTTTAGGTACCAAACCTTTTTTCGGATTTTCGGATTTAATTGATGATTTTTACAGAACCGAATCGAATTGTTCGAAACACAACGCTTGTGTACCACCAGCAAACATAATTGAATCGGAAAACGATTTTAGAATTGAATTGTCGGCTCCCGGATTCCAAAAATCAGAATTTAAAATCACTCTCGACAAAAATCTTTTGACAGTTTCGCGGGAAGTTGAAGAAAAGGATAGTGCAAAAGAGACAAAAGAGGAGGAAAACAAATTCTATTCACGAATTGAGTATAATTATTCTGAATTTTCTCGCTCATTCAATTTGCCAAAAACTTTAGATAGTGAAAACATCTCAGCAAATTATGAAAATGGAATACTGTCGATTTCGATTCCCAAAAATGCCGAAGAAGTGAAATTATCACGAGACATAGAAATTTCGTAA
- a CDS encoding amylo-alpha-1,6-glucosidase: MSYIDFDKTKLINLEYSLSKELIRSNRAGSYASTTIVGCNTRKYHGLLVSPLEQLDGESHVLLSSLEETVIQHNKEFRLGIHKYPGNIYEPHGHRYIREFEIDPIPSTTYRVGGVVLKKEIVLTQKDERVLIRYTLLDAHSPTKIRLNPFLAFRNVHTLSKSNMYVQKKCFDAKNGIKTKLYDGYPFLFMQISKKNEFVKVPHWYNDIEYFEEQKRGYDYQEDLYVPGFFEFDIKKGESVIFSGGLSEIPTHTLKQRFNKELVNRIPRDSFENNLKNSAQQFFIKKGNDTEIIAGFPWFGSWARDTFISLPGLTLSVGDFKTCKSVLDTMTKKLKGSLFINTGSDNQDNYNSVDAPLWYFWAIQNYYQEIGAADKIWKSYGKAMKEILSGYKKGIDFNIKMHDNSLIYSGETGNALTWMDAIVNGKPVTPRIGYGVEINALWYNAVMFALEIAKEVNDQAFVDEWTDLPAKIKNSFVSTFWDSNRNYLADFVHGENKNWDVRPNQIFAASLKYSPIDDEMKNAVLTVVEKELLTVKGLRTLSPKNLSYKGRCKGDLMTRDLAYHQGSVWPWLFGHFAEAYLNLHGKSGVKLIDRYLAGFEDEMSNHGVGSISEIFDGDPPHKARGTISQAWSVAEILRSKQLVRNIEL, encoded by the coding sequence ATGAGCTACATAGATTTTGATAAAACAAAATTAATTAATCTGGAGTATTCGCTGAGCAAAGAATTAATAAGGTCAAATCGTGCCGGATCCTATGCCAGTACTACAATTGTTGGATGCAATACTCGAAAGTATCACGGATTGTTGGTTTCACCTCTTGAGCAACTCGATGGTGAAAGTCATGTTTTACTTTCATCTTTGGAGGAAACAGTAATTCAACATAATAAAGAATTCAGACTTGGAATTCATAAATATCCAGGGAACATTTACGAACCGCATGGACATAGATATATCAGAGAATTTGAGATAGACCCAATACCTTCGACAACATATAGGGTAGGGGGAGTAGTTTTAAAAAAGGAGATTGTACTTACTCAAAAAGACGAAAGAGTCCTGATCAGATATACATTGTTAGACGCACATTCACCTACTAAAATTAGGTTAAATCCATTTTTGGCTTTTCGGAATGTTCATACTTTGAGCAAATCGAATATGTATGTTCAAAAAAAATGCTTCGATGCAAAAAATGGAATAAAGACTAAACTTTATGATGGTTATCCGTTTTTGTTTATGCAAATTTCGAAGAAAAACGAGTTTGTAAAAGTTCCTCACTGGTATAACGATATTGAATATTTTGAAGAACAAAAGCGTGGCTATGACTATCAGGAAGATTTATATGTGCCAGGATTTTTCGAGTTTGACATTAAAAAAGGAGAAAGTGTTATTTTTTCAGGTGGACTTAGCGAAATCCCAACACACACTCTAAAACAAAGATTTAACAAGGAGTTAGTAAATCGTATTCCACGAGATAGTTTCGAGAATAATTTAAAAAATTCAGCTCAACAATTTTTTATTAAAAAAGGAAATGATACCGAGATAATTGCAGGTTTTCCATGGTTTGGAAGTTGGGCAAGAGATACATTTATTTCGTTGCCGGGGCTAACTTTATCTGTTGGTGATTTCAAAACTTGCAAATCTGTACTTGATACTATGACAAAAAAGCTTAAAGGTTCTTTGTTCATTAATACTGGCTCAGATAATCAAGACAACTATAATTCTGTGGATGCACCATTATGGTATTTTTGGGCAATTCAGAACTATTATCAAGAGATAGGCGCTGCCGATAAAATTTGGAAGTCGTACGGAAAAGCAATGAAAGAAATCCTTAGTGGTTATAAAAAAGGTATAGATTTTAATATCAAAATGCACGACAATTCATTGATCTATTCCGGCGAAACCGGCAATGCTTTAACATGGATGGATGCAATAGTAAATGGGAAACCGGTAACTCCAAGAATTGGTTATGGTGTAGAAATTAACGCACTTTGGTACAATGCAGTAATGTTTGCTTTAGAAATTGCCAAAGAAGTTAATGATCAGGCATTTGTTGATGAATGGACAGATTTGCCTGCAAAAATTAAGAATTCATTTGTTTCTACATTTTGGGACAGCAATAGAAATTATCTTGCCGATTTTGTACACGGGGAAAATAAAAACTGGGATGTTCGTCCTAATCAGATTTTTGCTGCTTCGCTAAAATATTCTCCAATCGATGACGAAATGAAGAATGCAGTTTTGACCGTTGTTGAAAAAGAATTATTAACAGTGAAGGGATTAAGAACTTTGTCGCCAAAAAACCTAAGTTACAAAGGTAGATGCAAAGGAGATTTAATGACACGCGATTTAGCCTATCATCAAGGTTCTGTTTGGCCTTGGTTGTTTGGCCATTTTGCCGAAGCATATCTCAATTTACATGGAAAATCGGGTGTAAAGCTAATTGATAGATACTTAGCAGGTTTCGAAGATGAAATGTCGAATCATGGAGTTGGTTCTATTTCTGAAATTTTTGATGGAGACCCGCCTCACAAAGCAAGAGGAACTATTTCGCAAGCCTGGAGTGTTGCAGAAATTTTACGATCGAAACAATTAGTGAGGAATATTGAACTATAA